Proteins from one Rhizobium sp. CB3090 genomic window:
- a CDS encoding NEW3 domain-containing protein, with product MSRFRHFLPALVLAGGMVSYASDGLAQTAPAKPTGLWLTTDFPVLTERIGQDTNLSLTLSNSNLPPARVAFSVNGLPDTWKWELDGGGRPVSAAIVGADDSQRLTLKITAPENTKPGTYNFTVQGTSDTKEALQLPISMTLAAAEPDKVTLTPSLPALRGTPRSNFDFDVAIKNDSQDNETLNLVSDAPPGFAATFKEQYGSQELTSLPFKPGETKTVKVSVKPPQNAAAGQYPVMVEASSPKAQGKTQLVLDVTGSPSISLSGPGGRLSGRAVAGREQMFNFTINNSGTAPATDVKLSANAPTGWNVELDPKVLEAVAPGAQQTVAVRMTPSNNAIAGDYMVSVRADGDGASDNADFRVTVTTSTIWGAAGLGVIGAAVIVLAMAVTRYGRR from the coding sequence ATGAGTCGCTTTCGTCATTTCCTGCCGGCCCTGGTGCTTGCCGGCGGGATGGTTTCGTATGCCTCCGACGGCTTGGCGCAGACCGCACCGGCTAAGCCAACCGGCCTGTGGCTGACGACGGATTTCCCGGTTCTGACCGAACGCATCGGTCAGGACACCAACCTGTCCTTGACGCTCTCCAATTCCAACCTGCCTCCGGCACGCGTTGCTTTCTCCGTCAACGGCCTGCCTGACACCTGGAAATGGGAGCTGGATGGAGGCGGCAGGCCGGTTAGTGCGGCAATAGTGGGTGCCGATGACAGCCAAAGGCTGACCCTGAAGATTACAGCGCCTGAAAACACCAAGCCGGGAACCTACAACTTCACCGTTCAAGGCACCTCCGACACGAAGGAGGCGCTGCAGTTGCCCATTTCGATGACCTTGGCGGCCGCTGAGCCCGACAAAGTGACGTTGACACCGAGCTTGCCGGCGTTGAGAGGAACGCCTCGATCGAATTTCGATTTCGATGTCGCTATCAAGAACGACAGTCAGGACAATGAGACCCTCAACCTTGTGTCCGACGCGCCGCCGGGCTTTGCTGCCACCTTCAAAGAGCAATATGGCAGCCAGGAGCTTACCAGTCTTCCTTTCAAGCCTGGCGAAACCAAAACCGTGAAAGTATCGGTCAAACCGCCTCAGAATGCCGCCGCCGGGCAGTATCCGGTCATGGTCGAAGCGTCCAGCCCGAAGGCGCAAGGCAAAACGCAGCTGGTGCTCGATGTCACGGGCTCACCGTCAATATCGCTGTCAGGGCCGGGCGGCCGCCTTTCCGGCAGGGCCGTGGCCGGCAGGGAACAGATGTTCAACTTTACCATCAATAACTCCGGTACGGCGCCGGCGACCGATGTCAAGCTCTCGGCAAATGCTCCCACCGGCTGGAATGTTGAGCTCGACCCCAAGGTGCTCGAAGCAGTCGCACCTGGCGCTCAGCAAACAGTTGCCGTGCGCATGACGCCGTCGAACAATGCGATCGCTGGCGATTACATGGTCAGTGTACGGGCGGATGGCGACGGCGCATCCGACAATGCGGACTTCCGCGTCACAGTGACGACGTCAACGATCTGGGGTGCAGCGGGCCTCGGCGTCATCGGCGCCGCCGTCATTGTGCTCGCCATGGCCGTGACAAGGTATGGACGCAGATGA